CTACTCAGGATGATGTTGCAAGCGCTCTTGTTCATGAGGGCATTGAAGTATTTGCGATAAGAGGTGTGGATACATCCGAATATTTTAGTCATCTTGAGAAAACTCTTGAAAATGATATAGACCTTATAATTGACGATGGTGGAGATTTGACATATATTCTTCATACAAAGCGCGAAGATTTGGCAAACAGAGTAATTGGTGGCTGTGAAGAGACAACAACAGGTGTAATAAGGCTCAGAGCGCTTGAAAGGGAAGGAAAACTCAAATTCCCTATGATTGCAGTCAACAATGCTTTTTGCAAGCATCTTTTTGACAATCGTATTGGAACTGGTCAGTCTACATGGGATGGGATAATGAGAACCACAAATATAACAGTTGCAGGCAAGTATGTGGTTGTTGCGGGATATGGTTTTTGCGGCAAGGGAATTGCAAAAAGAGCTAAAGGGCTTGGTGCAAAAGTGATAGTTAGCGAGGTTCACCCAATCAAGGCTTTAGAAGCATACATGGACGGATTTGAGGTAATGAAGATGCAAGATGCTGCAAAGATTGGGGATATATTTGTTACTGCAACAGGGTGCAAGGATGTAATAAGGTATGAACATATTTTGCAAATGAAAGATGGAGCAATCTTGTGTAATAGTGGGCATTTTAATGTTGAGATTGATATAGCTACGCTTGAGAAAAAGGCAGTCAAAAAGTACGAAGCAAGAAAGAATATCCAGGGATATGTTCTTGAAAACGGCAAAGAGGTTTTTGTAATAGCAGAGGGAAGGCTTGTCAACCTTGCCGCAGCAGATGGACACCCAATTGAGATTATGGATATGTCATTTGCAATTCAAGCACTGTCAAGTATATATGTTGTTCAAAATCATAAAAAATTGGAAAAAAGAGTATATAATGTTCCAGAGGAGATTGACAAGTTTGTTGCTGAAGTTAAGCTAAGGTCTCTTGGGATAGAAATAGATAGGCTCACGCCAGATCAGAAAAAATACCTTGAAAGTTGGGAAGTGTAAGTAAGATGGATATATTAATTAAAAATGTTACAATTGTTACTTGTAATGCGCAAAATGAGGTTCTAAAGGGTGATATTCTTATCAAGAATGGCAGGATTGCAAGGATAGCAGAAAA
The sequence above is drawn from the Caldicellulosiruptor bescii DSM 6725 genome and encodes:
- a CDS encoding adenosylhomocysteinase; translation: MLLAIIKDYSLWEDGLKKINWARRFMPILNQIRKEYEDKKPLKGLNIAISVHLEAKTANLALLLKDLGSNVFVTGSNPLSTQDDVASALVHEGIEVFAIRGVDTSEYFSHLEKTLENDIDLIIDDGGDLTYILHTKREDLANRVIGGCEETTTGVIRLRALEREGKLKFPMIAVNNAFCKHLFDNRIGTGQSTWDGIMRTTNITVAGKYVVVAGYGFCGKGIAKRAKGLGAKVIVSEVHPIKALEAYMDGFEVMKMQDAAKIGDIFVTATGCKDVIRYEHILQMKDGAILCNSGHFNVEIDIATLEKKAVKKYEARKNIQGYVLENGKEVFVIAEGRLVNLAAADGHPIEIMDMSFAIQALSSIYVVQNHKKLEKRVYNVPEEIDKFVAEVKLRSLGIEIDRLTPDQKKYLESWEV